DNA from Methanomassiliicoccus luminyensis B10:
TCACCGACGGCAGCTTCAGGGACGAGAGGACGAACACGAACGCCCCCGACACCGCCAGGATCATCTTCTGCTCCGGATGCTCTCTCAATGTTCTGATCACTTTGATCGCCCCCCATGCCACGATGGGTATGGAGATGGCGAACCATACCAGGCACCACTCCAGCGGCAGGAATCCTTCCATGATGTGCATTTTATTTACACTCTCCTCGTGATCTGCTGCGGACTTAGGCGCGAAGAGAGCATCTGGATGCCGCTCCGGCCAATTCCCTCATCCCTTGCTTCATCCCCATTGGACGATACATCCAACCTGGATGCTAATGAGATGAATTACTAATAAAGCTTCTTATTAGAAGTATATAGGCGGAGGTCAATCCTCACTCGCCTTCTCTTCGCATTCCTTGCAGATGCCGCTCATGTTCAGGGAGCACCGGTTGACCTGGAAGCCGCTCTTCCTGGACAGGTCGTAAACGCTCATGTCCATGGGTATGCAGTACAGCCGGTGGCATTTCTCGCACTCGAAATGGGCATTGCTGTCGGGATGCTTGGCATATGTATTGAGGGGCCCTTTGGGGACCTCGGACACCATCCCCTGCGCCTTCAGCTTGTTGAGGTTCCGATATACGGTCCCCAGGCTGATGTTGGGCAGGACCTTTCTCGCTTCAACGTAGATCTCGTCGGCAGTGAGGTGGACATTGCTGTTGTAGACGATGTCGATTATCGTCTTCATCTGCTTGGTCCACCGCCTGATGCTCGCGCCCATAAAGAGCGGTAGTAATTGCTGCTACCTATAATATCCTCTTGAACGTGGACGGCGATCAAAGGACCGTCAGTGCATATCAACGGCCACCGGCGGGCGCGGCTCGCCCTCGACGGACATTTTCTTCAGGCATTCCCTGCACACGCCGCTCATGTTCAAGGTGGTCTTCCCGACCCTGAAGCCGCTCTTCCTGGACAGATCCGATACGTTCAGCCCGAAAGTGCTGTAGGGGATGCGGTAAAGCTTGTGGCACCTGTCGCACTCGAAGTAGGCACTGCTGTCATGAGGCTTCGAAAAGGTGTTCACCGCCCCCCTGGGCACGATCGATATCATATTCTGCGCGCTCAGCCTGTTTAGGTTCCGGTATACGGTCCCCAGGCTGATGTTGGGGAGGGTCTTCTTGGACTCCAGGAATATCTCGTCGGCCGTCAGGTGAACGTCGCTCGCGTAGACGATGTCGATTATCGTCTTCATCTGCTTGGTCCATCTCACTATGTCCTCTTCCGGGTACACCCTGTATCATCCCCTTCGTGCCCGCCGCGGGGTACTAACTAGGCCACTGCCGATAGCTCCCCTCCCTATCACCAGATATCGCGCTTCGGATTCCGCATGGGTGGGTCTCTACATATAATTGCCCAATAAATGATAATCATTATCATCAATTGAGAAGCATTAATAAGCTGGACGATATATCCCACTTTCGGTCCAGAACTCACTGGAGAAGGTTTCACGGGGACCGCTTCAGGTTCTTCGGCAAAAGGGCCGATCATCGCTCCTTCGCTGAAGCGATGAGGGGAGATGAGCGGGTTTCCCGCGGCGGGGGCGTGG
Protein-coding regions in this window:
- a CDS encoding energy-coupling factor ABC transporter permease; amino-acid sequence: MHIMEGFLPLEWCLVWFAISIPIVAWGAIKVIRTLREHPEQKMILAVSGAFVFVLSSLKLPSV
- a CDS encoding Fur family transcriptional regulator, with the translated sequence MGASIRRWTKQMKTIIDIVYNSNVHLTADEIYVEARKVLPNISLGTVYRNLNKLKAQGMVSEVPKGPLNTYAKHPDSNAHFECEKCHRLYCIPMDMSVYDLSRKSGFQVNRCSLNMSGICKECEEKASED
- a CDS encoding Fur family transcriptional regulator gives rise to the protein MYPEEDIVRWTKQMKTIIDIVYASDVHLTADEIFLESKKTLPNISLGTVYRNLNRLSAQNMISIVPRGAVNTFSKPHDSSAYFECDRCHKLYRIPYSTFGLNVSDLSRKSGFRVGKTTLNMSGVCRECLKKMSVEGEPRPPVAVDMH